From a region of the Salarias fasciatus chromosome 6, fSalaFa1.1, whole genome shotgun sequence genome:
- the LOC115390932 gene encoding caskin-1-like isoform X2: MGKDQELLQAVKTEDLLTAQRLLQRPRPGKAKLLGAAKRVNVNIQDADGLSPLHHAALSGNKELISLLLEAQAAVDIKDHKGMRPLHYAAWQGKTEPMKMLLKAGSSVNGQSDEGQIPLHLSAQHGHYDGSEMLLQHQSNPCISDTAGKTPLDLACEFGRVGVVQLLLSSNMCAAMLEPKPSDPNGVSPLHLAAKNGHIEVIRLLIQAGIDINRQSESGTALHQAALCGKTEVVRLLLDSGISAGVRNTLSQTALDIVNQFTTTQASREIKQLLRDASAAMQVRALKDYCNNYDLTSLNIKAGDIITVLEQHSDGRWKGCIHDNRTGNDRVGYFPSNMVEVIKRAGSRTAELSPQGSPTLGQQSSASEDIWVLRKPLAGGERSGSVGSLGSVRSSSSLQSSGNTHVLTTPAPSPHPAPTPGVNTHGLNAPGLHAQAEGVKLLATVLSQSVKAKEHLLEQSQSVEQSASSSGCTVHEQRSFERKAEEDDGKKQAVVTWLGEFQLQFYTTHFLTAGYDLDTISRMTPEDLTAIGVMKPGHRKKLTSEISKLPSTDWLPDHKPANLGDWLSHLGLSQYYQVLVQNGYENIDFVSDISLEDLQEIGITKLGHQKKMMLGVRRLKELQRGEGSSELPQSPSSTPPPSPGGSTASEPPRREARKQRDGGPSPLAKPRPGLTHSQTPPQTPPQTPPHGRTQQASPRARPRPSTQTAAADPSVPLLRLPCEEEERRRTHSLIGSESDSRYATVCRSSSAHTAATNDVTVNRSQSSVTLRPRRKGRPPTPPKRSCSSITGPDGEVEAGRAEGLLGLPTYRERRASDCGALGAALRAQESAGLERSEGASGSVRSLAAMLETSIVGGTKTLPKNLGSGANYLQVSPPLLRRQAGAGGLGSEEDDVLNRRRTISGPEGLPGDHHERLPQQPVQQPVQQPAQQRPEPRPRSTVLSSTSEIADGTGTLRRKPRPPAADSEAPASAATTVVTMTTGSDTIRRRPRTAEHVERAAQSNNQSDSPSSQTEIGRKTEGELQQNGGVVLRRRPVSEVSERTDASRESCEWMEARKSLKPPVSPKPSSVALRKTQADPPTPTRRVPIPGPDSSDMAQSPEPKRIPPPVSPKPRGPPTAPKPGKAAVASTAMSPSPAATSPAAASPTPTPAPKPSSPLSAAPLPAPDTPSAPSLSPGLPLTSPSPAQSPSTPSPHPVKPPRSSIAGLSIDLAGGREAEEEEERRREEEERRKEKESKRHREQQEEERKRAEDREEAREEAEGQGEEAEQEGEAQHRLEETSASLAAALQAVEHKIQEEDAHNDSLSSKKETVSILDDIGSMFDDLADQLDAMLD, from the exons ATGGGGAAGGACCAGGAGCTGCTCCAGGCCGTGAAGACCGAGGACCTTCTGACAGCTCAGCGGCTTCTGCAGAGACCACGGCCAGGAAAAGCCA agCTCCTCGGAGCAGCAAAGCGGGTGAACGTGAACATCCAGGATGCAGATGG gctgtCGCCGCTGCACCACGCCGCTCTGAGTGGTAACAAGGAGCTGATCTCTCTGCTATTGGAGGCCCAGGCAGCAGTGGATATCAAAGACCACAAAG gAATGCGTCCTCTGCATTATGCTGCATGGCAGGGGAAGACTGAGCCCATGAAAATGCTGCTGAAGGCAGGCTCGTCAGTCAACGGACAGTCAGATGAAGGACAGATCCCGCTCCACCTGTCAGCTCAGCATGGACACTACGATGGG TCGGAGATGCTGCTCCAGCACCAGTCGAATCCGTGCATCTCAGACACAGCTGGGAAAACGCCGCTGGACCTGGCGTGTGAATTTGGGCGTGTGGGA GTGGTCCAGCTGTTGCTCAGCAGCAACATGTGTGCAGCCATGCTGGAACCGAAACCCTCCGACCCCAACGGAGTGTCACCTCTGCATCTCGCCGCCAAGAACGGACACATAGAAGTCATACG GTTGCTCATACAGGCTGGTATAGACATCAATAGACAGTCGGAGTCGGGCACGGCGCTCCATCAGGCCGCCCTCTGTGGGAAGACGGAGGTAGTTCGCCTGCTGCTGGAT AGCGGCATCAGTGCAGGAGTGAGAAACACCCTGAGTCAAACCGCCCTGGACATTGTTAACCAGTTCACCACCACACAGGCCAGCAGGGAGATCAAGCAGCTGCTGAGAG ATGCCTCTGCAGCAATGCAGGTGCGCGCGCTGAAGGACTACTGCAACAACTACGACCTCACCAGTCTCAACATCAAAGCTGGAGATATAATCACG GTTTTGGAGCAGCACTCCGACGGCCGATGGAAAGGCTGTATCCATGACAACCGCACGGGGAATGACCGTGTGGGCTACTTCCCCTCCAACATGGTAGAAGTCATCAAGCGGGCAG GTTCAAGGACTGCAGAGCTGAGTCCTCAAGGCTCTCCCACCCTgggacagcagagcagcgccaGTGAGGACATCTGGGTGCTGCGGAAACCTCTGGCAG GTGGCGAGCGCAGTGGCAGCGTGGGCAGCCTGGGCAGCGTgcggtcctccagcagcctgcagagtTCTGGAAACACGCACGTCCTGACCACGCCCGCACCCAGTCCACACCCTGCACCAACACCGGGAGTCAACACGCACGGCCTCAACGCTCCGGGGCTGCACGCACAAGCAGAGGGAGTCAAG CTCCTGGCCACTGTGCTGTCTCAGTCGGTAAAAGCCAAGGAGCATCTCTTGGAGCAGTCGCAGTCTGTGGAGCAGTCAGCAA GCTCGTCTGGTTGCACAGTTCATGAGCAGCGGTCATTTGAGCGGAAAGCGGAGGAGGATGACGGGAAA AAGCAGGCAGTAGTGACGTGGCTGGGTGagtttcagctgcagttctACACCACCCACTTCCTCACCGCGGGATATGATCTAGACACCATTAGCCGCATGACCCCCGAG GACCTGACGGCGATTGGGGTCATGAAGCCTGGACATCGGAAGAAGTTAACGTCAGAGATCAGCAAGCTCCCCTCCACGGACTGGCTGCCGGACCACAAGCCT GCCAATCTGGGAGACTGGCTGTCTCATCTGGGTCTCAGTCAGTATTACCAGGTTCTTGTTCAGAATGGATATGAAAACATTGACTTTGTCTCAGACATTAGCCTGGAGGATCTGCAGGAGATTGGCATCACGAAGCTCG GCCACCAGAAGAAGATGATGTTGGGGGTGAGGaggctgaaggagctgcagagaggagaaggTTCTTCTGAGCTTCCACAGAGCCCCTCCTCCACGCCTCCGCCCAGCCCGGGGGGCAGCACCGCCTCAGAGCCGCCCCGGAGGGAGGCCAGGAAGCAGAGGGACGGCGGCCCCAGCCCGCTGGCCAAACCCCGGCCCGGTCTCACACACTCGCAGACCCCTCCCCAGACCCCGCCGCAGACCCCGCCTCACGGCCGCACCCAGCAGGCCTCTCCCAGGGCTCGGCCGCGTCCCTCCACGCAGACGGCGGCGGCAGATCCGTCAGTGCCTCTGCTGCGGCTTCcttgtgaggaggaggagcggcgaaGAACTCACAGTCTCATCGGCTCAGAGTCGGACTCCAGATACGCCACCGTGTGCCGCAGCAGCTCCGCCCACACCGCTGCCACGAATGATGTCACTGTCAACCGCAGCCAGTCGTCCGTCACCCTCCGCCCGCGGAGGAAAGGCCGGCCCCCGACACCGCCCAAacgctcctgctcctccatcaccgGGCCCGAcggggaggtggaggcggggcgGGCGGAGGGGCTGCTGGGCCTGCCAACTTACCGCGAGCGGCGAGCCAGTGACTGCGGCGCCCTGGGAGCGGCTTTACGGGCTCAGGAGTCAGCGGGCCTGGAGAGATCAGAGGGGGCTTCTGGGAGCGTCCGCAGCCTCGCTGCCATGCTGGAAACATCCATCGTTGGTGGAACCAAAACCCTGCCGAAGAATCTGGGGAGCGGCGCCAACTACCTGCAG GTGAGTCCGCCGCTACTCCGTCGCCAGGCAGGCGCAGGAGGTCTCGGATCGGAAGAGGATGACGTTCTGAATCGACGCAGGACTATCAGCGGACCTGAGGGTCTCCCCGGAGACCATCATGAACGGTTACCTCAGCAGCCGGTCCAGCAGCCGGTCCAGCAGCCGGCGCAGCAgcgccccgagccccggccccGCTCCACCGTGCTCAGCTCGACGTCGGAGATCGCAGACGGCACGGGAACTCTCCGGAGGAAGCCGCGGCCTCCTGCCGCAGACTCCGAGGCACCCGCGTCTGCGGCCACCACGGTCGTAACCATGACAACAGGCTCCGACACCATCCGCAGGAGGCCGCGCACGGCCGAACACGTGGAGCGCGCCGCTCAAAGCAATAACCAGTCGGACTCTCCCAGCAGTCAAACTGAAATCGGGAGGAAAACCGAaggcgagctgcagcagaacgGCGGCGTCGTCCTGAGACGGAGACCCGTGTCCGAAGTCTCGGAGAGGACGGACGCCAGCAGAGAGAGCTGCGAGTGGATGGAGGCCAGGAAGTCTCTGAAGCCGCCGGTCTCGCCCAAGCCCTCATCCGTCGCCCTGAGAAAAACACAAGCTGACCCTCCAACGCCCACTCGCAGAGTCCCGATACCCGGGCCTGACAGCTCCGACATGGCACAAAGCCctg aGCCAAAGCGGATCCCCCCTCCCGTATCTCCCAAACCGCGGGGGCCCCCAACAGCACCCAAACCCGGCAAAGCCGCAGTAGCTTCGACGGCCATGAGTCCGAGCCCGGCGGCTAccagccccgccgccgccagcccGACCCCCACCCCGGCCCCCAAACCTTCCTCCCCGCTCTCTGCCGCCCCGCTTCCTGCCCCGGACACCCCCtccgctccctccctctccccggGACTCCCGCTCACCTCCCCGTCCCCGGCGCAGAGTCCCTCCACGCCCTCCCCGCACCCCGTCAAGCCGCCCCGCTCCTCCATCGCCGGCCTCTCCATCGACCTGGCCGGGGggcgggaggcggaggaggaggaggagaggaggagagaggaagaggagagaaggaaagagaaggaaagcaagagacacagagagcagcaggaggaggagaggaagagggcggAGGACAGGGAAGAAGCacgggaggaggcggagggccAGGGAGAGGAAgcggagcaggagggggaggctCAGCATCGTCTAGAGGAGACCAGCGCCTCcctggctgcagctctgcaggccGTGGAGCACAAGATCCAAGAGGAGGACGCACACAATGA CTCTCTCTCCAGCAAAAAGGAAACCGTCTCCATCTTGGACGACATCGGCAGCATGTTTGACGACTTGGCCGACCAGCTGGACGCGATGCTCGACTGA